A window of the Butyricimonas virosa genome harbors these coding sequences:
- a CDS encoding response regulator transcription factor, with the protein MDKLRIYLVDDHKLFREGLKLLLSTQDFVRHIYEASNGREFIENLSFVDCDVVLMDIEMPEMNGIDATIEAMKMKPNLKIIVLSMYGDEQYYYKMIDAGAKGFLLKNSGIDKVVTAIQKVAEGESFFSEELLVNILNNMRDNKSEAPETVDNDISERELEILYHVCKGLSNQEIADELFISKRTVDKHRANLLSKTGCRNTAALVMYAIKNNIIEI; encoded by the coding sequence ATGGATAAATTGAGAATATATCTGGTTGATGACCACAAGTTGTTCCGGGAGGGGTTGAAGTTATTGCTTTCGACTCAGGATTTCGTTCGACATATTTACGAGGCCTCGAACGGGAGGGAGTTTATTGAGAATTTGTCGTTTGTTGATTGTGATGTCGTACTGATGGATATAGAGATGCCGGAGATGAATGGTATTGATGCCACGATCGAGGCGATGAAAATGAAACCCAATTTGAAGATTATTGTTCTTTCCATGTACGGGGACGAGCAGTATTATTACAAGATGATTGATGCGGGGGCCAAGGGGTTCTTGTTAAAGAATTCGGGTATCGATAAAGTGGTAACGGCTATTCAGAAGGTGGCAGAAGGGGAGAGTTTTTTCTCGGAGGAATTGTTGGTAAATATTTTGAATAATATGCGTGATAACAAAAGTGAGGCACCAGAAACCGTGGATAATGATATTTCGGAGCGGGAGTTGGAGATTTTGTATCACGTGTGTAAGGGATTGTCGAATCAAGAGATTGCGGACGAATTGTTTATAAGTAAACGTACAGTAGACAAGCACCGGGCGAATTTGCTTAGTAAAACAGGGTGTCGGAATACGGCGGCATTGGTGATGTATGCGATTAAAAATAATATTATAGAGATATAG
- a CDS encoding sensor histidine kinase, which produces MVTQIVVYLSLLLQIVAMGFAISLFKRTKFNAAWILISTGFFLMAIYRAIELVPSMHRGESEELYQTKVWLSFVISLAFAIGAFYIRKVFQFLRRLDGIRSETEKRVLSAVIRTEEQERQRFAKELHDGLGPLLSVIKMLLSGFEEKNSSEVNDKIKGNLKQAVDEAITSVREISANISPHILNNFGLKDATESFIRKLRPAEGISINFKTNIDNRRFVYNVEVIMYRVICELINNTLRHANASKISIDLQLQGDVLYLEYEDNGMGFDVKQAESDGGMGLSNMQYRLNSGNGDIKISSESGRGMIARAFIKCK; this is translated from the coding sequence GTGGTTACACAAATAGTTGTATACTTGTCTTTGTTGTTGCAAATCGTGGCCATGGGATTTGCGATCAGTTTGTTTAAGCGGACGAAGTTTAATGCCGCTTGGATTTTGATTTCAACGGGCTTTTTTCTGATGGCGATTTATCGAGCGATAGAATTGGTTCCTTCGATGCATAGAGGGGAGTCGGAGGAGTTGTACCAGACGAAAGTGTGGTTGTCATTTGTTATTTCGTTGGCTTTTGCTATCGGGGCGTTTTATATACGAAAGGTGTTCCAGTTTTTACGTCGGCTGGATGGTATACGGAGTGAGACGGAAAAGCGGGTACTGTCGGCTGTTATCCGCACGGAGGAACAGGAGCGGCAGCGTTTTGCCAAGGAGTTGCATGACGGGCTAGGGCCTTTGTTAAGTGTTATAAAGATGTTGCTTTCCGGTTTCGAGGAAAAGAACTCGTCGGAGGTAAACGACAAAATCAAGGGGAACTTGAAACAGGCTGTTGACGAGGCTATCACGAGTGTGCGAGAGATTTCAGCTAATATTAGTCCTCATATATTGAATAATTTTGGTTTAAAGGATGCCACGGAGTCATTTATTCGAAAGTTGCGTCCGGCTGAAGGTATTAGTATAAATTTTAAAACAAATATTGATAATCGTCGTTTCGTATATAACGTGGAAGTAATCATGTACCGGGTGATTTGCGAGTTGATCAATAACACGTTGCGACATGCTAATGCCAGTAAGATTAGTATTGACTTACAGTTACAGGGGGATGTTTTATACTTGGAATACGAGGATAATGGCATGGGGTTTGACGTGAAACAGGCCGAAAGTGATGGCGGGATGGGATTGAGCAACATGCAGTATCGGTTGAATTCGGGAAATGGAGATATTAAGATTTCCAGCGAGTCGGGCCGGGGAATGATTGCCAGGGCTTTTATAAAGTGTAAGTAA
- a CDS encoding RNA methyltransferase has protein sequence MLSKHLTNVIQNLEKKKFREKYNLYKVEGDKLVQELLLSDMKIDSLIARPSWIESNQQHLKKCNTIEVNEIEMGRISNFKSLPEVIALAEIPVRTYNPDEIKDSLSVVLNGIQDPGNIGTILRVCDWFGIRNIFCDHDCANIFNPKSVQASMGAIFRVNVFYLDLVDFIPRFTNSDFPCYGTFLEGENIYRMHLQSKGFIVMGNEGNGITAGIEQLVNHKITIPSFAHSLYSTESLNVGVATGIILSEFKRIEYINR, from the coding sequence ATGCTTAGCAAACACCTAACAAATGTAATTCAAAACCTTGAAAAAAAGAAATTCAGGGAAAAATATAATTTATACAAGGTCGAGGGAGATAAACTGGTACAGGAACTACTCCTCTCCGACATGAAAATAGATTCATTGATTGCCCGCCCCTCTTGGATCGAAAGCAATCAACAACACTTGAAAAAATGTAACACGATCGAGGTAAACGAGATCGAGATGGGACGCATCTCCAATTTCAAATCTCTGCCGGAAGTCATTGCACTAGCTGAAATCCCCGTCAGAACATACAACCCGGATGAGATAAAAGACTCACTATCCGTGGTCCTCAACGGTATTCAAGACCCGGGCAACATCGGCACGATACTCCGGGTCTGCGATTGGTTCGGCATCCGAAATATATTTTGTGACCACGATTGTGCAAACATTTTTAACCCGAAATCCGTTCAAGCAAGCATGGGTGCAATATTCCGGGTGAACGTTTTTTACTTGGATCTTGTCGATTTTATCCCCCGGTTCACGAACTCGGATTTTCCCTGTTACGGGACATTTTTGGAAGGAGAAAATATCTACCGGATGCATCTCCAAAGCAAGGGATTTATCGTCATGGGAAACGAAGGAAACGGGATTACCGCAGGAATCGAACAACTGGTGAACCACAAAATAACGATTCCCAGCTTTGCACACAGTCTTTATTCGACAGAATCCCTGAACGTGGGCGTTGCCACTGGTATCATCCTTTCGGAATTCAAACGAATAGAATATATAAATAGATAA
- a CDS encoding nucleotidyltransferase family protein produces the protein MNGMIFAAGLGTRLRPLTNDRPKALVELKGKTLLERVIERMREVQVERLVINIHHFADQVELFLKEKGDFGMDIVLSDERDELLDTGGGVLKARELFIPGKPVLIHNVDILTDLDLKALVRQHESREAYATLVVQQAVADRVLKFNHGILKGWENKRTGEQKIVDEGFYGATEFNYCGIQVLSPEYLKHIIHRGVFSIIDEHLAQAKEHPIELFRHDGRCLDLGTPEAIKKASNFRFNDL, from the coding sequence ATGAATGGGATGATTTTTGCAGCCGGTTTAGGTACCCGGTTGCGGCCGTTGACAAACGATCGCCCGAAAGCTTTGGTGGAGTTGAAAGGAAAGACTCTGTTGGAGCGGGTGATCGAGAGAATGAGAGAAGTGCAGGTGGAGCGGTTAGTGATTAATATTCATCATTTTGCCGATCAGGTAGAACTCTTTCTGAAAGAGAAAGGAGATTTCGGTATGGACATCGTTTTGTCCGATGAACGAGATGAGTTACTGGATACGGGAGGAGGGGTTTTGAAGGCCCGGGAATTATTTATTCCGGGGAAACCCGTGCTTATTCATAACGTGGATATTTTAACAGATTTGGATTTGAAGGCTCTCGTTCGTCAGCATGAATCACGTGAGGCATACGCCACGCTGGTCGTGCAACAGGCCGTTGCTGATCGGGTTTTGAAGTTTAATCACGGTATTTTGAAAGGTTGGGAGAACAAGCGAACCGGGGAGCAGAAGATTGTGGATGAAGGCTTTTACGGGGCCACGGAGTTCAATTACTGCGGGATTCAGGTTCTTAGCCCGGAGTATTTAAAGCATATCATTCATCGGGGAGTGTTCTCTATCATCGATGAGCATCTGGCACAGGCAAAAGAACATCCTATCGAGCTTTTCCGGCACGATGGCCGATGTCTCGACTTGGGTACTCCGGAGGCCATAAAAAAAGCAAGTAATTTTAGATTTAATGATTTATGA
- a CDS encoding BamA/TamA family outer membrane protein, producing MRFLSMRVAYKISFIFFIFFVFYSCSPTKYIGKDEYLLDRVKVKVDDYKLNRSDLKRNIRQKPNTRILGVARFHLGLYNLSGRNEKKKFNQWLRRIGEAPVIYDPFMTQRSASQIELYLHNKGFYDAQVTDTVFYKKKKALVEYYVKVGPVTRIQEVKFDDRRGRENLIAEESGLMANFRRDTVNTLLEKDASLDLDVLDDERERITKMLRERGYFNFSKNFIQFFADTTSVAKENMAKVFVRVVENAVDSNAYRRYFVRNISVNFDYDPMLTAEQVDSMYNMLYYNGYNILYRDKLKIRPKMIIETIQLQQMELYDARRVIDTYVRLQALNLFKMVNIDFREVESDGDVKALDCVIQLSPVKRQSYNVFLEGTHNSGNMGVGGNLTYNHRNVFRAGENISASIWGSLRKEQVNGEGKIFNTSEIGAELKLVTPQFWIPFFKMKDFRRNYAPKTSISFSYSYEYTPYYTRSIANARFGYLWRKANKKWRYNFDLVDLNYVLMKDVDQNFIDGLKNEYIKNAYTDHMILSAVFSATYTDQQVNVKTADYSYFRVNTETSGNFLSVIDGIAGSKSSASGTLNEKYYKIFGVRYAQFVKADAEYRYNWYINRANSLVGRLFVGCGYPYGNMKVLPFEEAYYGGGANDIRAWQARTLGPGSYLATEKYPNSVGDFKLAGNIEYRFKLIWLLEGALFVDAGNVWNINPKENRSGAKLNYNFFNQIAIGTGAGLRLNANFFLLRFDLGIKVKDPSMPKGNRFVLFDSRGGFRRSVFNVAIGYPF from the coding sequence TTGAGATTTTTGAGCATGCGGGTAGCGTACAAGATAAGTTTTATTTTTTTTATATTCTTCGTTTTTTATTCGTGTTCTCCGACCAAGTATATCGGGAAAGATGAGTATTTGTTGGATCGGGTAAAGGTGAAAGTGGATGATTATAAGCTTAATCGGTCTGATTTGAAACGGAATATTCGACAAAAACCGAATACCCGAATCCTGGGGGTTGCCCGCTTTCATCTGGGATTATATAATTTGAGTGGGAGGAATGAAAAAAAGAAATTTAACCAATGGTTGCGACGTATAGGGGAGGCTCCCGTTATTTACGATCCTTTCATGACACAACGAAGTGCTAGCCAAATAGAATTGTATCTTCATAATAAAGGATTTTATGATGCGCAAGTAACGGATACTGTTTTTTACAAGAAAAAGAAAGCACTTGTGGAGTATTACGTGAAAGTGGGACCTGTTACCCGAATTCAAGAAGTGAAATTTGATGACAGGAGAGGACGGGAAAATCTGATTGCCGAGGAAAGCGGGTTGATGGCTAATTTTCGGCGGGATACGGTGAACACTCTTTTGGAGAAAGACGCATCGTTGGATCTTGATGTGTTGGATGACGAACGGGAGCGCATCACGAAGATGCTTCGGGAAAGAGGGTATTTCAATTTCTCGAAAAATTTTATCCAATTTTTTGCTGACACGACGAGTGTAGCGAAAGAAAATATGGCTAAAGTTTTTGTGCGAGTGGTTGAGAATGCCGTGGATAGTAATGCTTATAGACGTTATTTCGTGCGGAATATTAGTGTGAATTTTGACTATGATCCGATGCTAACGGCGGAACAGGTTGATTCCATGTATAATATGTTGTATTACAATGGTTATAATATCCTGTATAGGGATAAGTTAAAGATAAGACCTAAAATGATAATAGAGACCATTCAGTTGCAGCAGATGGAATTGTATGATGCCCGCCGAGTGATTGATACTTATGTGCGATTGCAGGCACTGAATCTTTTTAAGATGGTGAATATCGATTTTAGAGAGGTGGAATCGGATGGCGATGTGAAAGCCTTGGATTGTGTGATTCAGTTATCACCCGTGAAGAGGCAGTCCTACAACGTGTTTTTGGAGGGTACGCATAATTCTGGAAATATGGGAGTGGGGGGTAATTTGACTTATAACCATCGTAACGTGTTCCGTGCCGGAGAAAATATTTCAGCCAGTATTTGGGGAAGTTTGAGGAAAGAACAGGTCAATGGTGAGGGAAAAATATTTAATACTTCGGAAATTGGTGCGGAATTGAAGCTTGTGACCCCGCAGTTTTGGATACCTTTTTTCAAGATGAAAGATTTCCGGCGGAATTATGCCCCGAAAACTTCGATTTCTTTTTCGTATAGTTATGAATACACCCCGTATTATACTCGTTCTATTGCTAATGCCCGTTTCGGTTATTTATGGCGGAAGGCAAACAAGAAATGGCGGTATAATTTTGATTTGGTCGATCTGAATTACGTGTTGATGAAGGATGTAGATCAGAATTTTATCGATGGTTTGAAGAATGAATATATCAAAAATGCCTACACGGATCACATGATCCTTTCTGCCGTTTTCTCCGCCACTTACACGGATCAGCAGGTGAACGTGAAAACTGCGGATTATAGTTATTTTCGTGTAAACACGGAGACTTCGGGGAATTTCCTTTCTGTTATAGATGGGATTGCCGGGAGTAAAAGTTCTGCGAGTGGAACATTGAATGAAAAGTATTACAAAATCTTCGGGGTAAGGTATGCGCAATTCGTGAAAGCAGATGCTGAATATCGTTATAACTGGTATATCAACCGGGCGAATTCGCTTGTGGGACGTCTTTTTGTGGGGTGTGGTTACCCGTATGGAAACATGAAGGTGTTGCCTTTTGAGGAGGCGTATTACGGGGGTGGGGCAAACGACATCCGGGCTTGGCAGGCTAGGACATTAGGTCCCGGTTCTTATTTAGCTACAGAGAAATACCCGAATAGCGTGGGGGATTTCAAATTGGCGGGAAATATTGAATACCGTTTCAAGTTGATTTGGTTGTTGGAGGGAGCGTTATTCGTGGATGCCGGAAATGTGTGGAATATTAACCCGAAAGAAAATCGTTCCGGGGCAAAATTGAATTACAATTTCTTTAACCAGATAGCTATTGGCACGGGAGCGGGGTTGAGATTGAACGCTAATTTCTTTTTATTACGTTTTGATTTGGGAATTAAGGTAAAAGATCCTTCAATGCCCAAGGGAAATCGTTTCGTGTTGTTTGATTCACGGGGTGGATTCCGGCGTTCCGTGTTTAACGTGGCGATTGGATACCCGTTCTAA
- a CDS encoding DUF6146 family protein — protein sequence MMRIFGLLLMLALFFSCASQKEVAQNKKGRCAIKDSAQYELIVFDSGFDFWLTSHQSMASQHSESYYQSMNHQYAIEWNRRYAAGDPRINSYIDYSLNRDYGFDFNYKLYMYFRFFEDTNRIKLIPGNRSL from the coding sequence ATGATGAGAATATTCGGTTTACTCCTTATGCTTGCCCTATTTTTCTCCTGTGCATCTCAAAAAGAGGTAGCCCAAAATAAAAAGGGGCGTTGCGCTATCAAAGATTCAGCGCAATACGAATTAATTGTTTTTGATTCGGGATTCGATTTTTGGTTGACAAGTCACCAGAGCATGGCCAGTCAGCACTCAGAAAGTTATTATCAAAGTATGAATCACCAGTATGCTATCGAATGGAACAGAAGGTATGCTGCCGGAGATCCGAGAATCAACAGTTACATCGATTACAGCTTGAACAGAGATTACGGGTTTGATTTTAATTACAAACTCTACATGTATTTCAGGTTCTTCGAAGACACGAACAGGATAAAACTAATCCCAGGAAACAGAAGCCTTTAA